One window of the Pedobacter ginsengisoli genome contains the following:
- a CDS encoding SDR family NAD(P)-dependent oxidoreductase, protein MEKIRTWFITGASKGFGLHLVKQLLQAGQNVAATSRDLDALVTAVGFTGSNFLPLQVELGDEDSVGCAIHQTNHAFKGIDVVINNAGYGIGGSIEELSDYETRNSFEINVFGTLNVIRLVMPYMRNQMSGHIINVSSIAGIAPTTGWSVYAATKFSVVGLSEVLALDVAEFGVKVTVVAPGAFRTNFLNVDSINIAQHTISGYTAMHNAQKMLLEKNGKQSGDPEKAATAIIEVANMENPPLYLLLGEDAYDRAMIKLDRLREDFLLNEELSKAMAYNG, encoded by the coding sequence ATGGAGAAGATAAGAACTTGGTTTATTACGGGCGCGTCTAAGGGATTTGGATTACACCTGGTTAAACAATTACTTCAGGCAGGACAGAACGTTGCAGCTACCTCTCGTGATTTAGATGCACTGGTAACTGCTGTTGGTTTTACTGGATCAAACTTTCTACCACTTCAGGTAGAACTTGGTGATGAGGACAGTGTAGGTTGCGCTATTCATCAAACAAATCACGCTTTTAAAGGAATTGATGTTGTAATAAATAATGCGGGCTATGGTATCGGTGGGAGTATCGAAGAATTAAGTGATTACGAAACCCGAAATAGTTTCGAAATAAATGTTTTTGGAACCCTTAATGTTATAAGGCTTGTAATGCCTTATATGCGTAATCAAATGTCGGGACACATTATTAATGTATCGTCAATAGCGGGTATTGCGCCTACAACAGGCTGGTCGGTTTATGCAGCTACGAAATTTTCTGTTGTCGGATTGTCTGAGGTACTTGCTCTGGATGTTGCAGAATTCGGTGTTAAAGTAACTGTGGTGGCCCCTGGTGCATTTCGAACCAATTTTTTAAATGTGGATTCTATTAATATTGCACAACATACCATTTCTGGATATACAGCGATGCATAATGCTCAAAAGATGCTCCTTGAAAAAAACGGGAAGCAAAGTGGTGATCCAGAAAAGGCCGCTACTGCTATTATTGAAGTAGCTAATATGGAAAATCCACCACTTTACTTGTTGCTTGGCGAAGATGCCTACGATCGTGCTATGATTAAATTAGACAGATTGAGAGAAGACTTCTTGCTAAACGAGGAGCTTTCGAAGGCCATGGCTTATAATGGGTAA